One Serpentinicella alkaliphila DNA segment encodes these proteins:
- the tsaE gene encoding tRNA (adenosine(37)-N6)-threonylcarbamoyltransferase complex ATPase subunit type 1 TsaE — MLSKNINNLEETQKLAYKLGKLVKSGDVICLIGDLGAGKTTFTQSLAKGMEVNDYVTSPTFTIVQEYEGRLPLYHFDVYRISDASEMYDIGFDEYVYGQGVCVIEWAHLIKNVLPKNYLWIELTHVEEDKRKIHLEYTNDYYKNLAEEMLAE; from the coding sequence ATGTTATCAAAAAATATAAATAATTTAGAAGAGACACAAAAATTAGCATATAAATTAGGTAAATTAGTTAAATCTGGTGATGTTATTTGCTTGATAGGAGACTTAGGCGCGGGTAAAACAACCTTTACTCAAAGCCTAGCAAAGGGTATGGAGGTTAATGATTATGTAACTAGCCCAACATTTACTATTGTCCAGGAATATGAAGGACGATTACCCCTATATCACTTTGATGTATATCGCATATCAGATGCAAGTGAAATGTATGACATAGGCTTTGATGAATATGTATATGGACAAGGTGTATGTGTTATTGAGTGGGCTCATTTAATAAAGAATGTTTTACCAAAAAATTATTTGTGGATAGAGTTAACCCATGTTGAGGAAGACAAAAGAAAAATCCATTTGGAATATACCAATGATTATTATAAAAATCTAGCAGAGGAGATGTTAGCTGAATGA
- a CDS encoding MFS transporter: protein MIKDQNTRKLLKYRWAIWSVLILAYIIVFFHRLALGVVSEQLTTTFKMSSTTFANLGSMYFYSYMVMQIPSGILADSIGARKTVSIGTVLAAIGSVMFGWSPNITIAFVSRFIVGIGVSVIFISILKVQSQWFLEREFATMAGLTAFMGNLGGVLAQAPLAFMVLYLSWRETFIYIGIVSLFVAILCYIIVRNTPSQMGLPKIEEIDKERKKVEMIETPPLFKALIQVLMNKHIWAPFFLFVGVHGAYIALTGTWGIKYLQDVYKMTSRTASNYTSVSVLGLGIGCYVIGKVSDSVKKRKIPTIVYTGIATISWAALVFINGGKPPVFMLYPIFFLIGFSCAAFVMCWSCGKETSHPSITGIATSVVNTGGFLGAAILPPILGKTFDKYVGTELDVVTIYQRAFIYCFGFAFVALILSLFVKETHCKNIYNKLQ from the coding sequence ATGATAAAAGACCAAAATACAAGAAAGCTATTAAAATATAGATGGGCTATTTGGAGTGTATTAATACTTGCTTATATAATTGTTTTTTTTCATAGATTAGCCTTAGGGGTAGTAAGTGAACAGTTAACCACTACATTTAAAATGTCGAGCACTACCTTTGCTAACTTAGGTTCAATGTATTTCTATTCCTATATGGTTATGCAAATACCATCGGGTATTCTTGCGGATTCAATAGGTGCTAGAAAAACCGTAAGCATAGGTACGGTTTTAGCTGCTATTGGCTCTGTTATGTTTGGGTGGTCTCCGAATATTACTATTGCCTTTGTTTCAAGATTTATCGTTGGTATTGGTGTATCTGTAATATTTATATCTATTTTAAAGGTTCAGTCCCAATGGTTTTTAGAGCGGGAGTTTGCAACTATGGCAGGTTTGACAGCTTTCATGGGAAATTTAGGTGGAGTTTTAGCCCAGGCACCCCTGGCCTTTATGGTACTTTATTTAAGTTGGAGGGAAACCTTTATATATATAGGGATTGTTTCCTTATTTGTTGCGATACTCTGCTACATTATAGTTAGAAATACACCTTCACAAATGGGTTTACCTAAAATTGAAGAAATTGATAAGGAACGAAAAAAAGTAGAGATGATAGAAACGCCTCCATTATTTAAAGCCTTAATTCAAGTGCTAATGAATAAGCATATTTGGGCTCCATTCTTTTTATTCGTAGGAGTACATGGGGCATATATAGCACTAACCGGAACATGGGGTATAAAATATTTACAGGACGTTTATAAAATGACTTCTAGAACTGCTTCGAATTATACAAGCGTTTCAGTTTTAGGATTAGGAATTGGATGCTATGTCATAGGAAAAGTGTCGGACTCAGTTAAAAAAAGAAAGATACCGACTATAGTATATACAGGAATAGCAACAATCAGTTGGGCAGCTTTAGTTTTTATAAATGGAGGCAAGCCCCCAGTATTTATGTTATATCCTATCTTTTTCTTAATAGGATTTTCTTGTGCAGCCTTTGTTATGTGTTGGTCCTGTGGAAAGGAAACTAGTCATCCATCTATAACAGGTATTGCTACTTCTGTAGTAAACACCGGGGGATTTTTAGGGGCAGCTATACTGCCACCAATACTCGGAAAAACCTTTGATAAATATGTGGGCACTGAATTAGATGTTGTAACGATATACCAACGGGCCTTTATTTATTGCTTTGGATTTGCTTTTGTAGCTTTAATACTTTCCCTATTTGTTAAAGAAACTCATTGCAAAAATATTTATAATAAATTACAATAA